One Vicinamibacteria bacterium DNA segment encodes these proteins:
- a CDS encoding protein-methionine-sulfoxide reductase heme-binding subunit MsrQ, giving the protein MNRLVRSAVFAGFCLPLALMGIEGLGGRLGANPIANLMNRLGFWALFFLLLSLAATPLKMLFGWSSPVRFRRMAGLFAFFYASFHLTTYVAVDQFFDLPAIAADIVKRKFITIGLLAFLLLVPLAITSTDRWVRRLGFVRWKRVHRLSYLAAVCGVIHFVWRVKADLLQPTIFGVVLAGLFAVRLFSPRIPRSRAAAGGALSEGTAGP; this is encoded by the coding sequence ATGAACCGGCTCGTGCGCTCGGCGGTATTCGCGGGCTTCTGTCTACCCCTTGCCCTCATGGGGATTGAGGGCCTCGGCGGTCGATTGGGCGCGAACCCGATCGCCAACCTCATGAATCGCCTCGGGTTCTGGGCCCTGTTTTTTCTCCTGTTGTCGCTGGCCGCTACTCCACTCAAGATGCTCTTCGGGTGGTCCTCACCCGTGCGCTTCCGGCGCATGGCCGGCCTCTTCGCGTTCTTCTACGCGTCGTTCCATTTGACCACCTACGTCGCCGTCGACCAATTCTTCGATTTGCCCGCCATCGCCGCGGACATCGTGAAGCGCAAGTTCATCACGATCGGCCTATTGGCCTTCCTCCTCCTGGTGCCTCTCGCGATCACGTCCACGGACCGCTGGGTGCGGCGCCTGGGGTTCGTGCGATGGAAACGTGTGCACCGATTGTCATACCTCGCGGCAGTGTGCGGCGTGATTCACTTCGTGTGGCGGGTGAAGGCGGATCTTCTGCAGCCGACGATCTTTGGCGTCGTGCTCGCCGGGCTCTTCGCGGTGCGCCTTTTCTCGCCTCGAATACCGCGATCAAGGGCCGCGGCGGGAGGCGCGTTGAGCGAGGGGACCGCAGGACCCTAG
- the msrP gene encoding protein-methionine-sulfoxide reductase catalytic subunit MsrP produces the protein MKVTPLPLYLRRREFLALGAGGVVGGAAMSLSLARSARSDGGPSLPPLPNLKKGPFSTDERQNSFEDITHYNNYYEFGTDKTDPAANASAFPTRPWKIAFEGEIKNPQSVEVDELLKWFPLEERVYRMRCVEAWSMVIPWVGLPLGDIIRKLEPTQRARYVAFTSRLDPTMMPGQRRPVLDWPYVEGLRLDEATHPLTLLAVGLYGRVLPNQNGAPLRLVVPWKYGFKGIKAITKVRFVEKEPPTTWNRMAPNEYGFYANVNPEVDHPRWSQAKERRIGEFFKRKTLPFNGYADQVARLYEGMDLRRSY, from the coding sequence ATGAAAGTCACTCCTCTGCCGTTGTACCTCCGGCGTCGCGAGTTCCTGGCCCTCGGAGCGGGGGGCGTCGTCGGTGGAGCGGCGATGTCGCTGTCGTTAGCGCGGTCTGCGCGGTCGGACGGCGGACCGTCGCTGCCCCCGCTGCCCAACCTTAAGAAGGGGCCCTTCAGCACCGATGAGCGTCAGAATTCCTTCGAAGACATCACGCACTACAACAACTACTACGAGTTCGGCACGGACAAGACCGATCCGGCGGCTAATGCCTCGGCGTTCCCGACCCGCCCTTGGAAGATCGCGTTCGAGGGAGAGATCAAGAATCCCCAGTCAGTCGAGGTCGACGAGCTCCTGAAGTGGTTCCCTCTTGAGGAGCGAGTCTACCGCATGCGATGCGTCGAAGCCTGGTCCATGGTCATCCCCTGGGTAGGCCTCCCCCTCGGAGATATCATCCGCAAGCTCGAGCCGACTCAGCGTGCGAGGTACGTCGCCTTCACGAGTCGGCTGGATCCCACGATGATGCCGGGACAGCGGCGGCCTGTGCTGGACTGGCCATACGTCGAGGGCCTGCGCCTCGACGAGGCCACGCACCCGCTGACGCTTTTGGCGGTCGGGTTGTACGGGCGCGTCCTTCCTAACCAGAATGGGGCCCCGCTGCGGTTGGTCGTGCCGTGGAAGTACGGCTTCAAGGGGATCAAGGCCATAACGAAAGTGCGGTTCGTCGAGAAAGAGCCTCCGACGACGTGGAACCGCATGGCCCCCAACGAATACGGCTTCTACGCGAACGTCAATCCCGAGGTAGATCATCCTCGTTGGAGCCAGGCCAAGGAGCGCCGTATCGGCGAATTCTTCAAGCGGAAGACGCTGCCGTTCAATGGTTACGCGGACCAGGTTGCGCGTCTCTACGAGGGGATGGACTTGAGGAGGTCCTACTGA
- a CDS encoding antibiotic biosynthesis monooxygenase — MVRVGILAQLQAKPGKEAEVAKFLAGALSLANEERGTTVWFAIRLGPATFGIFDAFPDEAGREAHLKGPIAAALMARAGELLAAPPKIEKVDVLAAKIPG; from the coding sequence ATGGTTCGTGTTGGCATTCTTGCGCAGCTGCAGGCCAAGCCTGGGAAAGAGGCCGAGGTGGCGAAGTTCCTCGCGGGCGCTCTTTCCCTTGCCAATGAAGAGCGCGGCACCACCGTGTGGTTCGCCATTCGCCTCGGGCCAGCCACCTTCGGCATCTTCGACGCGTTTCCGGACGAGGCCGGGCGCGAGGCCCACCTGAAGGGTCCGATCGCCGCGGCGCTCATGGCAAGAGCAGGCGAACTACTCGCCGCGCCGCCGAAGATCGAGAAGGTGGACGTCCTGGCCGCCAAAATCCCTGGCTGA
- a CDS encoding sigma-70 family RNA polymerase sigma factor produces the protein MTSDGAEEILHQLADGDGHALAELYDRYASVVKRLALRILRDSSEAEDVVQDVFVQVWSQAARFNPSRGSPQAWLCTIARTRAIDRLRRRVVRREELGDPLLGIGEWPRSEEEIAVRNALDVVSPDQRRALELAYYEGLSHSEIARKLGAPLGTIKTRIRTAMHLLRDRLRSFP, from the coding sequence TTGACCTCCGACGGAGCCGAGGAGATTCTCCATCAGTTGGCCGACGGCGACGGTCACGCCCTGGCCGAGCTCTACGACCGCTATGCGAGCGTCGTAAAGCGCCTGGCGCTGAGGATCCTCCGGGACAGCTCCGAGGCCGAGGACGTGGTCCAGGACGTGTTCGTCCAAGTCTGGAGCCAGGCCGCGCGCTTCAATCCTTCGCGGGGATCGCCCCAGGCGTGGCTGTGCACAATCGCCCGCACCCGCGCCATCGACCGCTTGAGACGGCGCGTGGTGCGCCGCGAGGAACTGGGGGATCCGCTTCTTGGTATCGGCGAGTGGCCCCGGAGCGAAGAAGAGATCGCGGTGCGGAATGCCTTGGACGTGGTCTCGCCGGACCAGCGGAGAGCGTTAGAGCTCGCCTATTACGAAGGACTGAGCCACTCCGAGATCGCCCGGAAGCTCGGCGCGCCCTTGGGCACAATCAAAACGCGGATACGCACCGCCATGCACTTGCTGCGCGACAGGCTAAGGTCCTTCCCATGA
- a CDS encoding zf-HC2 domain-containing protein codes for MTCDPESVTAYVDRFLYGADLARMEAHLADCPACREQAEAERELRARLKGLPAPEPRPALEGEVRQRIRSSRRRRGLWLVPLAAGLTALALLGRGSPTVVAWEASRDHAHCFGQKRLPAQVWSNDPATVSAWFERQGTAMPPLPVGAGGLQLLGARYCPFPDATLVPHVYYSSAEGQLSVFLIPRRLRLKGSFVATTRGTRVGMLTMNDSTLALVSENPAQVETFQRLFATRMATLVIAGDSH; via the coding sequence GTGACTTGCGACCCTGAGAGCGTTACCGCCTACGTCGACCGGTTCCTCTATGGTGCTGACCTCGCCCGCATGGAGGCGCACCTCGCGGACTGTCCGGCGTGCCGTGAACAGGCAGAAGCGGAGCGGGAGTTACGAGCGCGCCTCAAGGGCCTGCCGGCGCCAGAGCCGCGGCCAGCCTTAGAAGGCGAGGTGCGGCAGCGCATTCGGTCGTCTCGGCGGCGACGCGGGCTGTGGCTCGTGCCCTTGGCCGCGGGCCTCACGGCCCTCGCGCTGCTCGGCCGAGGCAGCCCTACCGTGGTGGCCTGGGAGGCCTCTCGCGACCACGCGCATTGTTTCGGCCAGAAGAGGCTCCCGGCCCAGGTGTGGAGCAACGACCCCGCTACCGTGAGCGCATGGTTTGAGAGACAGGGCACGGCGATGCCGCCACTGCCGGTGGGCGCTGGGGGACTCCAACTCCTCGGTGCTCGCTACTGTCCGTTTCCCGATGCCACTCTTGTGCCGCACGTCTACTACTCGTCGGCGGAAGGTCAGCTGTCCGTGTTCTTGATTCCTCGCCGGCTCCGCCTCAAGGGCTCTTTTGTCGCGACGACGCGCGGCACCAGAGTTGGCATGCTCACCATGAATGACTCGACCCTGGCCCTGGTCAGCGAGAACCCGGCCCAAGTGGAGACGTTCCAGCGGCTCTTCGCGACCAGGATGGCGACCCTGGTGATTGCGGGTGACAGCCATTGA
- a CDS encoding sigma-70 family RNA polymerase sigma factor codes for MSQERFEAEALPHLKVLYRTAYRMTRNAHDAEDLVQETYLRAYRSFDRYTPGTNIRAWLYTILHRVRTDAVRRLARRPEAVELLEDTLAAPPAQDDLGSEREDVAPALARLPESFRVAVLLRDIDEFSYEEIAQILEVPIGTVMSRIHRGRALLRQALGSRQA; via the coding sequence GTGAGTCAAGAGAGATTCGAGGCCGAGGCGCTCCCTCACCTGAAGGTTCTTTACAGGACCGCCTACCGCATGACGCGTAACGCTCACGACGCCGAGGACCTCGTGCAGGAGACGTACCTGCGCGCCTACCGGTCATTCGACCGCTACACGCCCGGCACAAATATCCGCGCGTGGCTCTACACGATCCTCCATCGAGTGCGGACCGATGCCGTCCGCCGTTTGGCCCGCAGGCCGGAGGCGGTCGAACTGCTCGAAGACACGCTCGCTGCTCCTCCGGCCCAGGACGACCTGGGCAGCGAGCGTGAGGACGTCGCCCCGGCCCTGGCGCGGCTCCCCGAGTCCTTTCGGGTGGCGGTCCTTCTGCGGGATATCGACGAGTTTTCTTATGAGGAGATTGCTCAGATCCTTGAGGTGCCGATAGGCACGGTAATGTCTCGGATCCACCGCGGGCGAGCGCTCTTGCGGCAGGCCTTGGGAAGCAGACAAGCGTGA
- a CDS encoding phosphatase PAP2 family protein — protein sequence MRRMLAVLGFAGIAVLANESAAQSVNPVLLWNGTLLMIVRTPGAQPATIHPTRSLAIMHAAIYDAVNAIDKGHRPYAIELTGVSRFASQDAAVATAAHEVLVTLYPQLQGMLDLELQQSLAAIPEDEHKAEGISVGQTVAGRILKLRSQDGSGARPRPYVFGDKPGDYQSTPPNFPPQPQFTHWSGVTPFALARADQFRPGPPPALSSHQYSRAVNEVQVFGVAASTAASPDQALTGRFWNGAIQNYWNEIAQTASLVHGLTTAQNARLFAQLNLTFADAVIAFYDAKYTYNFWRPVTAIRAGSDNNPDTIADPNWLPEVVKTPPDPSYPGAHAVISAAGEVVLNEFFEKDHFDFAVTSEVLPSVQRSFDSFAAAAKEASFSRIFAGVHFRFDLTTGRRLGRDVAHFVVQNFLTPLRRDDDGDADR from the coding sequence ATGAGAAGGATGCTGGCCGTCCTTGGGTTCGCCGGTATCGCGGTCCTTGCCAACGAGTCCGCGGCGCAGTCGGTCAACCCCGTTCTACTTTGGAACGGAACGCTACTCATGATCGTCCGCACGCCGGGCGCACAGCCGGCAACGATTCACCCGACCCGCAGCCTTGCGATCATGCACGCCGCTATCTACGACGCGGTGAACGCCATCGACAAGGGACACCGCCCTTACGCGATTGAGCTGACGGGGGTTTCACGATTCGCTTCGCAGGATGCAGCCGTGGCTACGGCCGCGCATGAAGTCCTGGTCACCCTTTATCCGCAGCTCCAGGGGATGCTTGACCTCGAGCTTCAACAGTCGCTGGCAGCCATACCGGAAGACGAGCACAAGGCCGAGGGAATCAGCGTAGGCCAGACCGTTGCTGGCCGCATACTGAAGCTGCGGAGCCAGGACGGGTCCGGGGCTCGGCCGCGCCCGTACGTATTTGGCGACAAACCCGGCGATTACCAATCAACGCCTCCGAATTTTCCCCCGCAGCCTCAATTCACGCATTGGAGCGGCGTGACGCCGTTTGCGCTCGCGCGTGCCGATCAGTTTCGTCCCGGCCCTCCGCCCGCCCTCTCCAGCCACCAGTACAGCCGCGCGGTCAACGAGGTGCAGGTATTCGGGGTCGCCGCCAGCACCGCCGCTTCACCGGACCAGGCCCTGACGGGTCGCTTCTGGAATGGTGCCATCCAGAACTACTGGAACGAGATCGCACAGACCGCGAGCCTCGTACACGGACTCACGACTGCGCAGAACGCGCGCCTGTTTGCACAGCTAAACCTGACCTTCGCGGATGCCGTGATTGCCTTCTACGACGCGAAATACACCTACAACTTCTGGCGGCCGGTCACGGCGATCCGCGCTGGTTCGGACAACAACCCCGACACCATCGCCGATCCGAACTGGCTTCCGGAAGTCGTCAAGACGCCCCCGGATCCTTCTTACCCTGGCGCGCACGCGGTCATCAGCGCGGCCGGCGAAGTAGTACTGAATGAGTTCTTCGAGAAGGATCACTTCGACTTTGCCGTCACCTCTGAGGTTCTGCCGTCGGTCCAGCGCTCATTCGACAGCTTCGCCGCCGCCGCGAAAGAAGCCTCGTTCAGTCGTATCTTCGCGGGTGTTCATTTCCGCTTCGACCTCACCACCGGGCGACGGCTAGGCCGCGACGTCGCACACTTCGTCGTTCAGAACTTCCTGACGCCGCTGCGCCGCGACGACGACGGCGACGCTGACCGTTGA
- a CDS encoding 3-oxoacyl-[acyl-carrier-protein] synthase III C-terminal domain-containing protein, protein MTTLLSIERFLPPYRYTQDVVTHWVRSWLEEKDDANATRLLSVYASAGVKTRASVVPIEEVFRPGDFETQNDRYNAIIRDTGIELARRALGSAGLGPREITLVVTVSCTGFMIPAVDAYVADALSMGPRLVRLPITESGCAGGVVALARAADYLTAHPREAALVLALEFSSLTFQRWDRSATNVVSTAIFGDGGAAVVLVGPEHPRARGGALARLTEADSVFFPKTTHLMGFHLRNQGFQIILDRGLAPFVRREIVRSVEGFLAPRGLGRRDIARWILHPGGRRIIEVMTEQLGLGPEDLSPTEAVLSEHGNMSSVTVFFVLEEIMRRHRPRAGARGLLGAFGPGFGAELALLEFC, encoded by the coding sequence ATGACGACGCTCCTATCCATTGAACGGTTTCTACCGCCTTACCGCTACACCCAGGACGTCGTCACGCACTGGGTGCGCTCGTGGCTCGAGGAGAAGGACGACGCCAACGCCACCCGCCTGCTCTCGGTATACGCCTCGGCGGGGGTCAAGACCCGCGCCAGTGTCGTCCCCATCGAGGAGGTCTTCCGCCCCGGGGACTTCGAGACGCAGAACGACCGCTACAACGCAATCATCCGCGACACCGGGATCGAGCTCGCGCGGCGGGCCCTAGGCTCGGCGGGCCTCGGGCCGCGCGAGATCACTCTGGTCGTCACAGTCTCGTGCACCGGCTTCATGATCCCTGCCGTCGACGCCTACGTGGCCGACGCCCTGAGCATGGGGCCGCGCCTGGTGCGGTTGCCGATCACCGAGAGCGGTTGCGCTGGCGGCGTCGTCGCTTTGGCCCGCGCTGCCGACTACCTCACCGCGCATCCACGCGAAGCGGCGTTGGTCCTCGCCCTGGAGTTCTCGAGCCTCACCTTCCAGCGCTGGGACCGCTCGGCCACCAACGTCGTCTCGACGGCCATCTTCGGCGACGGGGGTGCGGCGGTGGTTCTGGTGGGTCCCGAGCACCCCCGGGCCCGCGGCGGAGCCCTGGCTCGTCTTACCGAGGCCGACAGCGTCTTCTTCCCGAAGACGACCCACTTGATGGGCTTCCACCTGCGCAACCAGGGATTCCAGATCATCCTCGACCGCGGCCTGGCGCCCTTCGTCCGCCGTGAGATCGTGCGGTCCGTCGAGGGGTTCCTCGCCCCACGGGGCCTGGGCCGTCGTGACATCGCGCGCTGGATCCTGCACCCGGGGGGGAGGCGCATCATCGAGGTCATGACCGAGCAGCTCGGCCTCGGCCCCGAGGACCTCTCGCCCACCGAGGCAGTCCTCTCGGAGCACGGGAATATGAGTTCGGTCACGGTGTTCTTCGTCCTCGAGGAGATCATGCGGCGGCACCGGCCCCGGGCGGGTGCCCGTGGCCTCCTGGGGGCCTTCGGTCCAGGATTTGGCGCGGAGCTCGCGCTGCTGGAGTTCTGCTGA
- a CDS encoding hydrogen peroxide-inducible genes activator encodes MPALPTLRQLAYLVELSHRLNFRVAAEAQFVTQSTLSAGLKELETLLGVQLVERDQRHVQLTAVGGEIAARARDLLAAATDLAETARSAARPLSGLLRLGAIPTIAPFLLPSVLPALRRAHKELKLHLREDLTERLLERLRAGSLDVALIALPFDTGDLYVREVFKDEFWFVARKDSPAARDKEVAMREIDTGDMLLLEEGHCLRDHAIAACGPRRTWEPRVEATSLTTLIQMIEGGWGVTLLPAITLEAGILKGTRLVARPFARPAPSRTLALVARHTSSRRRDADLLADFVIQHWRPPRG; translated from the coding sequence ATGCCCGCGTTGCCCACCCTGCGCCAGCTCGCCTACCTCGTCGAGCTGTCCCACCGCCTGAACTTCCGCGTCGCTGCCGAAGCGCAGTTCGTCACGCAGTCCACGCTGTCGGCGGGACTTAAGGAGCTCGAGACGCTGCTGGGCGTGCAGCTCGTCGAGCGCGACCAGCGCCACGTGCAGTTGACCGCGGTGGGTGGGGAAATCGCCGCGCGCGCGCGCGACCTGCTGGCCGCCGCGACCGACCTGGCGGAGACGGCCCGCTCCGCGGCGCGGCCCCTGTCCGGCCTCCTTCGCCTCGGCGCGATTCCAACCATCGCGCCCTTCCTGCTGCCGAGCGTGCTTCCGGCCCTGCGGCGCGCGCACAAGGAGCTGAAGCTGCACCTTCGGGAAGATCTCACGGAGCGCCTGCTCGAGCGGCTGCGCGCGGGCAGCCTCGACGTAGCGCTGATCGCGCTGCCTTTCGACACCGGCGACCTCTACGTGCGCGAGGTCTTCAAGGACGAGTTCTGGTTCGTGGCGCGCAAGGATTCGCCCGCCGCCCGCGACAAGGAGGTCGCGATGCGGGAGATCGACACCGGCGACATGCTGCTGCTGGAGGAAGGGCACTGCCTGCGCGACCACGCGATCGCCGCGTGCGGGCCGCGCCGCACGTGGGAGCCCCGCGTCGAGGCCACAAGTCTGACCACGCTGATCCAGATGATCGAAGGCGGATGGGGCGTGACGCTGCTCCCCGCGATCACGCTGGAGGCGGGCATACTCAAGGGCACCCGGCTCGTGGCGCGCCCGTTCGCACGGCCTGCGCCGTCTCGCACGCTCGCGCTGGTCGCGCGGCACACCTCGTCCCGCCGCCGGGACGCGGACCTCCTCGCCGACTTCGTCATTCAGCACTGGCGGCCGCCACGAGGGTGA